Proteins found in one Thermus islandicus DSM 21543 genomic segment:
- the hpt gene encoding hypoxanthine phosphoribosyltransferase: MGPMLGPGNGPVQIPEEAIRRRVAELGAAIAQDYQGRTPHLICVLNGAFIFMADLVRAIPLPLTLDFIAISSYGNAFKSSGEVELLKDLRLPIHGRDVIVVEDIVDTGLTLAYLLDYLEARKPASVRVAALLSKPQRRQVEVPIHYLGFEIEDAYVYGYGLDRAQFDRNLPFITSVRPEEE, translated from the coding sequence ATGGGACCGATGTTGGGCCCAGGCAACGGACCCGTCCAGATCCCCGAAGAGGCCATCCGCCGCCGGGTGGCCGAGCTGGGGGCGGCCATCGCCCAGGACTACCAGGGGAGAACCCCCCATCTGATCTGCGTCCTGAACGGGGCTTTCATCTTCATGGCCGACCTCGTCCGGGCCATCCCCCTCCCCCTCACCCTGGACTTCATCGCCATAAGCTCCTACGGCAACGCCTTCAAGTCCAGCGGCGAGGTGGAGCTCCTTAAGGACCTCCGCCTTCCCATCCACGGCCGGGATGTGATCGTGGTGGAGGACATCGTGGACACCGGCCTCACCCTCGCCTACCTCCTGGACTACCTCGAGGCCAGGAAGCCCGCCTCCGTCCGGGTGGCCGCCCTCCTCTCCAAGCCGCAAAGGCGGCAGGTGGAGGTCCCCATCCACTACTTGGGCTTTGAGATTGAGGACGCCTACGTCTACGGCTACGGCCTGGACCGGGCCCAGTTTGACCGCAACCTCCCCTTCATCACCTCCGTGCGGCCGGAGGAGGAGTAG
- a CDS encoding queuosine precursor transporter yields the protein MRYLDLITVLFATVLLVSNVASTKLVVLGPFTFDGGTLLFPLAYIFGDVLTEVYGYRQSRRVIWAGFFALLLATLTFQAVAALPPPKDGASQRFAEAFGLLLGLTPRIVLGSLLAYFLGEFANAYVLARLKVRTEGRHFWFRALASTLVGQGLDTGTFLLVAFLGVLPLDLLTSVFLSNYAFKVGVEALMLPVTYLVVGFLKRREGLDPFDRGISFNPFRL from the coding sequence ATGCGGTACCTGGACCTCATCACCGTCCTCTTCGCCACGGTGCTTTTGGTCTCCAACGTGGCCTCCACCAAGCTGGTGGTCCTCGGACCCTTCACCTTTGATGGGGGCACCCTCCTCTTTCCCCTGGCCTACATCTTCGGGGACGTCCTCACCGAGGTCTACGGCTACCGGCAAAGCCGCAGGGTGATCTGGGCGGGTTTCTTCGCCCTCCTCCTCGCCACCCTCACCTTCCAGGCCGTGGCCGCCCTTCCCCCCCCGAAGGACGGAGCGAGCCAGCGCTTCGCCGAGGCCTTTGGCCTCCTCCTCGGCCTCACCCCCAGGATCGTCTTGGGCAGCCTCCTCGCCTACTTCCTGGGGGAGTTCGCCAACGCCTACGTCCTGGCTCGCCTCAAGGTGAGGACGGAGGGGCGGCACTTCTGGTTCCGGGCCCTGGCCTCCACCCTGGTGGGGCAGGGCCTGGACACGGGGACCTTCCTCCTGGTGGCCTTCCTGGGGGTCCTCCCCTTGGACCTTTTGACCTCGGTCTTCCTCTCCAACTACGCCTTCAAGGTGGGGGTGGAGGCCCTGATGCTCCCCGTGACCTACCTGGTGGTGGGCTTCCTCAAGCGGCGCGAAGGCCTGGACCCCTTTGACCGGGGGATCTCCTTCAACCCCTTCCGGCTATGA
- a CDS encoding aldo/keto reductase, whose product MNPLLAHTLGVGTWAWGDRLFWGYGRGYGVEDLRRAYRASLEAGLRLFDTAEFYGFGLSERLLGRFLAEGGERPYLVSKFFPYPWRLSRRDLLRALKGSLGRLGVEALDLYLLHWPWPPVPLRVWAEALAEAYERGLARGVGFCNLNEAQLEAAKAVLDRHRVPLLALQVEYSLLRRKAEALLPALRREGIALMAYSPLAMGWLTGKLDPRNPPRDYRGRKYRQDLARLPRLLGELRALAGAKGVPVGAVALRYLVEKGALPIPGAKNEAQARMNAEALAFRLSPEEVARLEAAS is encoded by the coding sequence ATGAACCCCCTTTTGGCCCACACCCTGGGGGTCGGCACCTGGGCCTGGGGGGACCGCCTCTTCTGGGGCTACGGCCGGGGGTACGGGGTGGAGGACCTGAGGCGGGCCTACCGGGCGAGCCTCGAGGCTGGACTCCGCCTCTTTGACACCGCCGAGTTCTACGGCTTCGGCCTCTCGGAAAGGCTCCTCGGCCGGTTCCTCGCCGAGGGCGGGGAAAGGCCCTACCTGGTGAGCAAGTTCTTCCCCTACCCCTGGCGCCTCTCCCGCCGGGACCTCCTCCGGGCCCTGAAGGGGAGCCTCGGCCGCCTCGGGGTGGAGGCTTTGGACCTCTACCTCCTCCACTGGCCCTGGCCTCCCGTACCCCTTAGGGTCTGGGCCGAGGCCTTGGCCGAAGCCTACGAGCGGGGACTGGCCCGGGGAGTAGGGTTCTGCAACCTGAACGAGGCCCAGCTGGAAGCGGCCAAGGCGGTTCTGGACCGGCACCGGGTGCCCCTTCTTGCCCTCCAGGTGGAGTACAGCCTCCTAAGGCGGAAGGCCGAGGCCCTCCTCCCCGCCCTGAGGCGGGAAGGGATCGCCCTCATGGCCTACAGCCCCCTGGCCATGGGCTGGCTCACGGGCAAGCTGGACCCAAGGAATCCCCCCCGGGACTACCGGGGGCGCAAGTACCGGCAGGACCTGGCCCGCCTGCCCCGCCTCCTCGGCGAGCTAAGGGCCCTGGCCGGGGCCAAGGGGGTACCCGTGGGGGCAGTGGCCCTCCGCTACCTTGTGGAAAAGGGGGCCCTGCCCATCCCCGGGGCCAAGAACGAAGCCCAGGCGCGCATGAACGCCGAGGCCCTGGCCTTCCGCCTGAGCCCGGAGGAGGTGGCCCGCCTCGAGGCGGCATCGTAA
- a CDS encoding adenylosuccinate synthase gives MPGVAIIGAQWGDEGKGKVVDALAPEADYVVRYQGGANAGHTVVAEGRVFKLNLLPSGVIHPHAVNVLADGMVIDPFRFQEELQALRQEGFQPKVLVSERAHLVLPHHKHVESRHNFVGTTGRGIGPAYSDRARRVGIRAGDLLDEEVLRERVRRLFLEKPNSTKEAGWDTEAKALEDLRRMREILSPYVADTGALLREAWKKGKRLLFEGAQATLLDLNYGTYPYVTSSHPTVGGILVGTGLPHKAITKVYGVAKAYATRVGEGPFPTEIHGELAHHLREKGGEYGTTTGRPRRVGWLDLVALKYACEVNGFDGLILTKLDVLSGLPKVKVAVDYLDGARPGEARPEAVRYVELPGWGELAGVRSREDLPPSLLRYLELVEEHTGVPVVLFSTSPRREDTFGAVSWV, from the coding sequence ATGCCGGGAGTCGCCATCATCGGGGCGCAGTGGGGGGACGAGGGCAAGGGCAAGGTGGTGGACGCCCTGGCCCCCGAGGCGGACTACGTGGTCCGCTACCAGGGGGGGGCCAACGCCGGCCACACCGTGGTGGCCGAGGGACGGGTCTTCAAGCTGAACCTCCTGCCCTCGGGGGTCATCCACCCCCACGCGGTGAACGTCCTGGCGGACGGGATGGTCATAGACCCCTTCCGCTTCCAGGAGGAGCTTCAGGCCCTAAGGCAGGAGGGTTTCCAGCCCAAGGTCCTGGTCTCCGAAAGGGCCCACCTGGTCCTTCCCCACCACAAGCACGTGGAGAGCCGCCACAACTTCGTGGGCACCACGGGCCGGGGCATCGGCCCTGCCTACTCCGACCGGGCACGAAGGGTGGGGATCCGGGCCGGGGACCTCCTGGACGAGGAGGTGCTGCGGGAGAGGGTGCGCCGCCTCTTCCTGGAGAAGCCCAACTCCACGAAGGAGGCGGGCTGGGACACGGAAGCGAAGGCCCTGGAGGACCTGAGGCGGATGCGGGAGATCCTAAGCCCCTACGTGGCGGACACCGGGGCCCTCCTTCGTGAGGCCTGGAAGAAGGGGAAGCGCCTCCTCTTTGAGGGGGCCCAGGCCACCCTTCTGGACCTCAACTACGGTACCTACCCCTACGTGACCAGCTCCCACCCCACCGTGGGGGGGATCCTGGTGGGCACGGGGCTTCCCCACAAGGCCATCACCAAGGTCTACGGGGTGGCCAAGGCCTACGCCACGAGGGTGGGGGAAGGCCCCTTTCCCACGGAGATCCACGGGGAGCTCGCCCACCACCTCCGGGAAAAGGGGGGGGAGTACGGCACCACCACGGGAAGACCCCGCAGGGTAGGGTGGCTGGACCTGGTGGCCCTAAAGTACGCCTGCGAGGTGAACGGCTTTGACGGCCTCATCCTCACCAAGCTGGACGTGCTCTCGGGGCTTCCTAAGGTGAAGGTGGCCGTGGACTACCTGGACGGCGCCCGTCCCGGGGAGGCCCGCCCCGAGGCGGTGCGCTACGTGGAGCTCCCGGGCTGGGGGGAGCTCGCCGGGGTGAGAAGCCGGGAGGACCTTCCCCCAAGCCTCCTGCGCTATCTGGAGCTCGTGGAGGAGCATACCGGCGTACCGGTAGTCCTCTTCTCCACAAGCCCCAGGCGGGAGGACACCTTCGGGGCGGTGAGCTGGGTGTAA
- the trpD gene encoding anthranilate phosphoribosyltransferase, whose amino-acid sequence MDALRKALLGEVLTEEEAFGLMEALMRGEVSPVKAAGLLTALALRGEKPHEIAAMARAMREAARPLKVGRRPLLDIVGTGGDGKGLLNLSTLGALVAAAGGVAVAKHGNRAASSRAGSADLLEALGVDLEAPPERVGEAIEALGFGFLFARVFHPAMRHVAPVRAELGIRTVFNLLGPLTNPAGADRYVLGVFSPGWLSPMAEALERLGARGLVVHGEGADELVLGENRVVEVGKGPYALLPEEVGLGRAPLEALKGGSPAENAELARRLLKGEEEGPLAHAVALSAGAGFYAAGKTPSLKEGVALAREVLASGEAYLLLERYVAFLRA is encoded by the coding sequence ATGGACGCGTTGAGGAAGGCCCTGTTGGGGGAGGTGCTGACGGAGGAGGAGGCCTTTGGCCTCATGGAGGCCCTGATGCGGGGGGAGGTCTCCCCGGTCAAGGCGGCGGGCCTCCTCACGGCCTTGGCCCTGAGGGGGGAGAAGCCTCACGAGATCGCCGCCATGGCCAGGGCCATGCGGGAGGCGGCGAGGCCCCTAAAGGTGGGCCGCCGTCCCCTTCTGGACATCGTGGGCACCGGGGGGGACGGGAAGGGCCTCTTGAACCTCTCCACCTTAGGGGCCCTGGTGGCGGCGGCGGGGGGGGTGGCGGTGGCCAAGCACGGGAACCGGGCCGCGAGCTCCCGCGCGGGCTCGGCCGACCTCCTAGAGGCTTTGGGGGTGGACCTCGAGGCCCCTCCCGAAAGGGTGGGGGAGGCCATCGAGGCCCTGGGCTTCGGCTTCCTCTTCGCCCGGGTCTTCCACCCCGCCATGCGCCACGTGGCCCCGGTGCGGGCGGAGCTCGGCATCCGTACCGTCTTCAACCTCCTCGGTCCCCTTACGAACCCCGCGGGGGCGGACCGCTACGTCCTCGGGGTCTTTAGCCCGGGGTGGCTTTCCCCCATGGCCGAGGCCCTGGAGCGCCTGGGGGCCCGGGGGCTTGTGGTCCACGGGGAGGGGGCGGACGAGCTCGTCCTGGGGGAGAACCGGGTGGTGGAGGTGGGGAAGGGCCCCTACGCCCTCCTCCCGGAGGAAGTGGGGCTTGGGCGGGCCCCCCTCGAGGCCCTAAAGGGCGGTTCCCCGGCGGAGAACGCCGAGCTCGCCCGCCGCCTCCTCAAAGGGGAGGAGGAAGGCCCCCTGGCCCACGCCGTGGCCCTCTCCGCGGGGGCGGGGTTTTACGCCGCGGGGAAGACGCCCTCCCTGAAGGAGGGGGTGGCCCTGGCCCGGGAGGTCCTGGCCTCCGGAGAGGCCTACCTCCTCCTGGAGCGCTACGTGGCCTTCCTCAGGGCCTAG
- a CDS encoding anthranilate synthase component II has product MRVLVIDNYDSFTYNLVQYLGELGASPIVWRNDRFLLEEVEALDPERIVISPGPCTPKEAGLSVPLIQRYAPRYPILGVCLGHQAIGAAFGGKVVPAPLVMHGKVSAIHHDGTGVFRGLESPFPATRYHSLVVEALPEELLVNAWVEEAGRRTVMGLRHRLYPLHGVQFHPESHLTEAGKRILKNFLEDPWTR; this is encoded by the coding sequence GTGAGGGTTCTCGTAATCGACAACTACGACAGCTTCACCTACAACCTGGTGCAGTACCTGGGGGAGCTCGGGGCGAGTCCCATCGTGTGGCGGAACGACCGCTTCCTGCTGGAGGAGGTGGAGGCCTTGGATCCGGAGCGCATCGTCATCAGCCCGGGGCCCTGCACCCCGAAGGAGGCCGGCCTTTCCGTCCCCCTCATCCAGCGCTACGCCCCCCGCTACCCCATCCTCGGGGTGTGCCTGGGGCACCAGGCCATCGGGGCGGCCTTCGGGGGGAAGGTGGTCCCCGCTCCCCTCGTCATGCACGGGAAGGTGAGCGCCATCCACCACGACGGCACCGGGGTCTTCCGGGGGCTTGAGAGCCCCTTTCCTGCCACCCGGTACCACTCCCTGGTGGTGGAGGCCCTGCCGGAGGAACTCCTGGTGAACGCCTGGGTGGAGGAAGCGGGCAGGCGGACGGTGATGGGCCTGAGGCACCGCCTCTACCCGCTGCATGGGGTGCAGTTCCACCCGGAAAGCCACCTCACGGAGGCGGGCAAGCGGATCCTGAAGAACTTCCTGGAGGACCCATGGACGCGTTGA
- the trpE gene encoding anthranilate synthase component I, with protein sequence MGMIRPFRRTLLADLETPVTAYLKLAEKAPVSFLLESVERGRQGRFSIVGVGAKRTFFLKDGVFTVNGERVATQDPLRTLYEAVFAPLERPKDLPPFFGGVVGYAAYDLVRYYERLPSLKPDDLRLPDLLFVEPEVVAVFDHLQNLLHLVAPGRDAEEAEGRLAWAERRLKGPLPGVPGERPGGRARFQPDMTREDYLGAVEKALGYIRAGDIFQVVLSLRLSSPLTVHPFALYRALRSVNPSPYMGYLDLGEVVLVSASPESLLRSDGRRVVTRPIAGTRPRGGDEEEDRRLAEELLKDEKERAEHVMLLDLSRNDIGRVAAYGTVRVLEPMHVERYSHVMHLVSTVEGVLAEGKTPLDALASVLPMGTVSGAPKIRAMEIIEELEPHRRGPYGGAFGYLAYDGAMDMALTLRTFVIAQGQMHVQAGAGIVADSVPEREYEECLNKARALLKAVEMAEAGL encoded by the coding sequence ATGGGCATGATCCGACCTTTTCGCAGGACCCTGCTCGCAGACTTGGAAACGCCGGTCACGGCCTACCTCAAGCTCGCCGAGAAGGCCCCGGTGAGCTTCCTCCTGGAGTCCGTGGAGCGGGGGCGGCAGGGGCGTTTTTCCATCGTGGGGGTGGGGGCCAAGCGGACGTTTTTCCTCAAGGACGGGGTGTTCACGGTGAACGGGGAACGGGTGGCCACCCAGGACCCCCTGCGCACCCTGTATGAGGCGGTCTTTGCCCCCCTGGAGCGGCCCAAGGACCTGCCCCCCTTCTTCGGGGGGGTGGTGGGGTACGCCGCCTACGACCTCGTGCGCTACTACGAGCGCCTCCCCTCCCTGAAGCCCGACGACCTTCGCCTTCCTGACCTCCTCTTCGTGGAGCCGGAGGTGGTGGCGGTCTTTGACCACCTGCAGAACCTCCTCCACCTGGTGGCCCCGGGCAGGGATGCGGAGGAGGCCGAGGGGCGCCTTGCCTGGGCGGAAAGGAGGCTCAAAGGCCCCCTCCCCGGGGTGCCGGGGGAAAGGCCCGGGGGTAGGGCGCGCTTCCAGCCGGACATGACCCGCGAGGACTACCTGGGGGCGGTGGAGAAGGCCCTTGGCTACATCCGGGCCGGGGACATCTTCCAGGTGGTGCTCTCCTTGAGGCTTTCCTCCCCCCTCACCGTCCATCCCTTCGCCCTCTACCGGGCCCTAAGGAGCGTGAACCCGAGCCCCTACATGGGGTACCTGGACCTCGGGGAGGTGGTCCTGGTGTCGGCCAGCCCGGAAAGCCTCCTGCGCTCGGACGGGAGGAGGGTGGTCACCCGGCCCATCGCCGGCACGAGGCCCCGGGGGGGGGACGAGGAGGAGGATAGGAGGCTTGCGGAAGAGCTTCTAAAAGACGAGAAGGAGCGGGCGGAACACGTGATGCTTTTGGACCTCTCCCGCAACGATATCGGCCGGGTGGCCGCCTACGGAACAGTACGGGTCCTGGAGCCCATGCACGTGGAGCGCTACTCCCACGTGATGCACCTGGTCTCCACGGTGGAGGGGGTCCTGGCCGAGGGGAAGACGCCCTTGGACGCCCTGGCCAGCGTCCTCCCCATGGGCACCGTGTCTGGGGCCCCGAAGATCCGGGCCATGGAGATCATTGAGGAGCTGGAGCCCCACCGCCGAGGTCCCTACGGGGGGGCCTTCGGCTACCTGGCCTACGATGGGGCCATGGACATGGCCCTCACCCTGCGCACCTTTGTCATCGCTCAGGGGCAGATGCACGTCCAGGCGGGGGCGGGGATCGTGGCGGACTCCGTGCCCGAGAGGGAGTACGAGGAGTGCCTGAACAAGGCGAGGGCCCTCCTCAAGGCGGTGGAGATGGCGGAGGCGGGGCTGTGA
- the pruA gene encoding L-glutamate gamma-semialdehyde dehydrogenase: MTVEPFRNQPVETFATEEARREMREALKRVRSEFGRHYPLYLGGEWVDTKDQIASRNPSAPSQVVGTVAKAGKAEAEAALEAAWKAFKTWKDWPQEDRSRLLLKAAALMKRRRRELEATLVYEIGKSWVEASAEVAEAIDFLEYYARQALKYKYPSVEVVPYPGEDNESFYIPLGAGVVIAPWNFPIAIFTGMMAGPVVVGNTVVAKPAEDTVVIAAKVFEILHEAGFPPGVVNLLPGEGKEVGAYLVEHPRTRFVNFTGSLEVGLWIQEAVSRLAPGQRWIKRVFLELGGKDAIIVDETADLEAATEGILVSAYGFQGQKCSAASRLILTEKAYEPVLERVLRRAERLVVGPAEENPDLGPVASKAQEEKVLSYIEVGKGEGRLVLGGRRLEGEGYFIAPTLFAEVPPEARIAQEEIFGPVLSVIRVKDFGEALEVANGTVYGLTGGVYSRKREHLERARREFHVGNLYLNRKITGALVGVQPFGGFNLSGTDTKAGGPDYLLHFLQMKSVAERF, encoded by the coding sequence ATGACGGTGGAACCTTTTCGCAACCAGCCGGTGGAGACCTTCGCCACGGAGGAGGCCAGGCGGGAGATGCGGGAGGCCTTAAAGCGGGTCCGAAGCGAGTTCGGCCGCCACTACCCCCTCTACCTCGGGGGGGAGTGGGTGGACACAAAGGACCAAATCGCCTCCCGCAACCCCTCGGCCCCGAGCCAGGTGGTGGGGACGGTGGCCAAGGCGGGCAAGGCGGAGGCAGAGGCCGCCCTCGAGGCCGCCTGGAAGGCCTTCAAGACCTGGAAGGACTGGCCCCAGGAGGACCGAAGCCGCCTCCTCCTCAAGGCCGCGGCCCTCATGAAAAGGAGGCGGCGGGAGCTCGAGGCCACCTTGGTCTACGAGATCGGCAAGAGCTGGGTGGAGGCCAGCGCCGAGGTGGCCGAGGCCATAGACTTCCTGGAGTACTACGCCCGCCAGGCCCTGAAGTACAAGTACCCCTCCGTGGAGGTGGTGCCCTACCCCGGCGAGGACAACGAGAGCTTTTATATCCCGTTGGGGGCCGGGGTGGTCATCGCTCCTTGGAACTTTCCCATTGCCATCTTCACCGGGATGATGGCCGGGCCGGTGGTGGTGGGGAACACCGTGGTGGCCAAGCCGGCCGAGGACACGGTGGTCATCGCCGCCAAGGTCTTTGAGATCCTCCACGAGGCGGGCTTCCCCCCGGGGGTGGTGAACCTCCTCCCCGGGGAGGGGAAGGAGGTGGGGGCCTACCTGGTGGAGCACCCCAGGACCCGGTTCGTCAACTTCACGGGGAGCCTCGAGGTGGGCCTCTGGATCCAGGAGGCCGTGAGCCGGCTGGCCCCGGGACAGAGGTGGATCAAGCGGGTCTTCCTGGAGCTCGGCGGCAAGGACGCCATCATCGTAGACGAGACCGCCGACCTGGAGGCCGCCACCGAGGGTATCCTGGTTTCCGCCTACGGCTTCCAGGGTCAGAAGTGCTCGGCGGCAAGCCGCCTCATCCTCACGGAGAAGGCCTACGAGCCTGTCCTGGAGCGGGTCCTGAGGAGGGCGGAGAGGCTCGTGGTGGGCCCTGCGGAGGAGAACCCCGATCTCGGTCCTGTGGCCTCCAAGGCCCAGGAGGAGAAGGTCCTCTCCTACATTGAGGTGGGGAAGGGGGAGGGGAGGCTTGTCCTCGGGGGAAGGCGGCTGGAAGGCGAGGGCTACTTCATCGCCCCCACCCTTTTCGCCGAGGTGCCCCCGGAGGCCCGCATCGCCCAGGAGGAGATCTTTGGGCCAGTGCTCTCCGTGATCCGGGTGAAGGATTTCGGCGAGGCCCTGGAGGTGGCCAACGGCACCGTCTACGGCCTTACGGGGGGGGTCTACTCCAGGAAACGGGAGCACCTGGAGAGGGCGAGGCGCGAGTTCCACGTGGGTAACCTCTACCTCAACCGCAAGATCACCGGGGCCCTCGTGGGGGTCCAGCCCTTTGGCGGCTTCAACCTCTCGGGCACGGACACCAAGGCGGGCGGCCCCGACTACCTCCTCCACTTCCTGCAGATGAAGAGCGTGGCCGAGCGCTTCTAG
- a CDS encoding proline dehydrogenase, producing the protein MTLDMAYRSFVLGVAGNPGVEGFIRRRARGLVRRYVAGETLEEALKAAEALEREGVHAILDLLGEMVRTEEEARAFQRGLLELVWALGAKPWPKYLSLKLTQLGLDLSEDLALSLLREILKEAEPRGVFVRLDMEDSPRVEATLRIYKALREEGFSQVGIVLQSYLYRTEKDLLDLLPYRPNLRLVKGAYREPKEVAFQDKRLIDAEYLHLGKLALREGLYVAFATHDPRLIAEVKRYTEAMGIPREGFEFQLLYGVRPEAQKSLAREGYTVRAYVPYGRDWYPYLTRRIAERPENLFLVLRSLLGG; encoded by the coding sequence ATGACCCTAGACATGGCCTATCGTTCCTTCGTTTTGGGGGTGGCGGGCAACCCTGGGGTGGAGGGGTTTATCCGAAGGCGGGCGCGGGGCCTGGTGCGCCGCTATGTGGCAGGGGAGACCCTGGAAGAGGCCCTGAAGGCGGCGGAGGCCCTGGAGCGGGAGGGCGTCCACGCCATCTTGGACCTTTTGGGCGAGATGGTGCGAACCGAGGAGGAGGCCCGGGCTTTCCAGCGGGGGCTTCTTGAGCTCGTCTGGGCCTTGGGGGCGAAGCCCTGGCCCAAGTACCTCTCCTTGAAGCTCACCCAGCTCGGCCTGGACCTCTCCGAGGACCTCGCCCTCTCCTTGCTCCGGGAGATCCTCAAGGAGGCGGAGCCCCGGGGGGTCTTCGTGCGGCTGGACATGGAGGACTCCCCCAGGGTAGAGGCCACCTTGCGCATCTACAAGGCCCTCCGGGAGGAAGGGTTTTCCCAGGTGGGGATCGTCCTGCAAAGCTACCTCTACCGCACGGAGAAGGACCTTCTGGACCTGCTCCCCTACCGCCCCAACCTGCGCCTGGTGAAGGGGGCCTACCGGGAGCCCAAGGAGGTGGCCTTCCAGGACAAGCGCCTCATTGACGCCGAGTACCTGCACCTGGGGAAGCTCGCCCTTAGGGAGGGGCTCTACGTGGCCTTCGCCACCCACGACCCCAGGCTCATCGCCGAGGTAAAGCGCTACACGGAGGCCATGGGCATCCCCAGGGAGGGCTTTGAGTTCCAGCTGCTTTACGGGGTGCGCCCCGAGGCCCAGAAAAGCCTCGCCCGGGAGGGGTACACGGTGCGGGCCTACGTGCCCTACGGCCGGGACTGGTACCCCTACCTCACAAGGCGCATCGCCGAGCGACCCGAGAACCTTTTCCTGGTGCTGAGGAGCCTCTTGGGAGGCTAA